A section of the Hevea brasiliensis isolate MT/VB/25A 57/8 chromosome 17, ASM3005281v1, whole genome shotgun sequence genome encodes:
- the LOC110642585 gene encoding FKBP12-interacting protein of 37 kDa isoform X2, whose amino-acid sequence MASHNHLDDDDDFGGDFPGSHSTRRSDNKRSFGDLEDDEVDIFSSKKGNTKVEETAMILSLRESVENCKNALTTCQTELEAAKSEIQKWRLAFENESFIPAGASPEPKLVINYLQTVKSSEESLREQLEKAKKKEAAFIVTFAKREQEIAELKSAVRDLKAQLKPPSMQARRLLLDPAIHEEFTRLKNLVEEKDKKVKELQDNIAAVNFTPQSKMGKMLMAKCRTLQEENEEIGNQATEGKMHELAMKLALQKSQNAELRSQFEGLHKHMEGLTNDVVKSNEMVLVLQEELEEKDLELNRLKLELQLKSLEAEKADSAPDNIDGDDMIKRETEIE is encoded by the exons ATGGCCTCTCACAACCATCTCGATGAT GATGATGATTTTGGCGGTGATTTTCCCGGGAGCCACAGTACTAGGCGTTCag ATAATAAGAGAAGCTTTGGAGATCTTGAGGACGATGAAGTTGATATTTTTAGCTCAAAGAAG GGTAATACAAAGGTAGAAGAAACTGCAATGATTTTATCTCTTCGTGAGAG TGTTGAAAATTGTAAAAATGCACTCACAACATGCCAA ACAGAGCTTGAAGCTGCGAAATCTGAAATTCAGAAGTGGCGCTTAGCATTTGAGAATGAATCTTTCATACCTGCTGGGGCATCTCCTG AACCTAAACTTGTGATCAATTACCTTCAGACCGTGAAATCCTCTGAGGAGTCTTTGAGAGAACAG CTagaaaaagcaaagaaaaaagAAGCTGCCTTCATTGTAACATTTGCAAAACGAGAGCAAGAGATAGCAGAATTAAAG TCTGCAGTTCGGGATTTGAAAGCACAGCTCAAGCCACCATCAATGCAG GCAAGGAGATTATTGTTGGATCCAGCAATTCATGAGGAATTTACACGTTTAAAG AATTTGGTTGAGGAGAAAGACAAAAAGGTAAAGGAACTGCAGGATAATATTGCTGCTGTCAATTTTACCCCACAAAGCAAGATGGGGAAGATGCTTATGGCAAAATGTAGAACCCTGCAAGAGGAAAATGAGGAGATTGGAAATCAAGCTACTGAAGGAAAG ATGCACGAACTAGCAATGAAACTTGCTTTGCAGAAATCTCAAAATGCAGAACTCAGGAGTCAATTTGAAG GACTTCACAAACACATGGAGGGCCTGACTAATGACGTGGTGAAATCAAATGAAATG GTACTTGTATTGCAAGAGGAGCTAGAAGAGAAGGATCTCGAACTTAATAGGCTGAAGCTTGAACTCCAGCTGAAAAGCCTTGAGGCTGAAAAAGCTGATTCAGCTCCTGATAATATAGATGGCGATGACATGATCAAACGGGAAACTGAGATAGAATAG
- the LOC110642585 gene encoding FKBP12-interacting protein of 37 kDa isoform X1, with product MASHNHLDDDDDFGGDFPGSHSTRRSDNKRSFGDLEDDEVDIFSSKKGNTKVEETAMILSLRESVENCKNALTTCQTELEAAKSEIQKWRLAFENESFIPAGASPEPKLVINYLQTVKSSEESLREQLEKAKKKEAAFIVTFAKREQEIAELKSAVRDLKAQLKPPSMQARRLLLDPAIHEEFTRLKNLVEEKDKKVKELQDNIAAVNFTPQSKMGKMLMAKCRTLQEENEEIGNQATEGKMHELAMKLALQKSQNAELRSQFEGLHKHMEGLTNDVVKSNEMVIIASFFILLVLVLQEELEEKDLELNRLKLELQLKSLEAEKADSAPDNIDGDDMIKRETEIE from the exons ATGGCCTCTCACAACCATCTCGATGAT GATGATGATTTTGGCGGTGATTTTCCCGGGAGCCACAGTACTAGGCGTTCag ATAATAAGAGAAGCTTTGGAGATCTTGAGGACGATGAAGTTGATATTTTTAGCTCAAAGAAG GGTAATACAAAGGTAGAAGAAACTGCAATGATTTTATCTCTTCGTGAGAG TGTTGAAAATTGTAAAAATGCACTCACAACATGCCAA ACAGAGCTTGAAGCTGCGAAATCTGAAATTCAGAAGTGGCGCTTAGCATTTGAGAATGAATCTTTCATACCTGCTGGGGCATCTCCTG AACCTAAACTTGTGATCAATTACCTTCAGACCGTGAAATCCTCTGAGGAGTCTTTGAGAGAACAG CTagaaaaagcaaagaaaaaagAAGCTGCCTTCATTGTAACATTTGCAAAACGAGAGCAAGAGATAGCAGAATTAAAG TCTGCAGTTCGGGATTTGAAAGCACAGCTCAAGCCACCATCAATGCAG GCAAGGAGATTATTGTTGGATCCAGCAATTCATGAGGAATTTACACGTTTAAAG AATTTGGTTGAGGAGAAAGACAAAAAGGTAAAGGAACTGCAGGATAATATTGCTGCTGTCAATTTTACCCCACAAAGCAAGATGGGGAAGATGCTTATGGCAAAATGTAGAACCCTGCAAGAGGAAAATGAGGAGATTGGAAATCAAGCTACTGAAGGAAAG ATGCACGAACTAGCAATGAAACTTGCTTTGCAGAAATCTCAAAATGCAGAACTCAGGAGTCAATTTGAAG GACTTCACAAACACATGGAGGGCCTGACTAATGACGTGGTGAAATCAAATGAAATGGTTATCATAGCTTCCTTTTTCATTTTGCTA GTACTTGTATTGCAAGAGGAGCTAGAAGAGAAGGATCTCGAACTTAATAGGCTGAAGCTTGAACTCCAGCTGAAAAGCCTTGAGGCTGAAAAAGCTGATTCAGCTCCTGATAATATAGATGGCGATGACATGATCAAACGGGAAACTGAGATAGAATAG
- the LOC110642585 gene encoding FKBP12-interacting protein of 37 kDa isoform X3, whose amino-acid sequence MPKLEAAKSEIQKWRLAFENESFIPAGASPEPKLVINYLQTVKSSEESLREQLEKAKKKEAAFIVTFAKREQEIAELKSAVRDLKAQLKPPSMQARRLLLDPAIHEEFTRLKNLVEEKDKKVKELQDNIAAVNFTPQSKMGKMLMAKCRTLQEENEEIGNQATEGKMHELAMKLALQKSQNAELRSQFEGLHKHMEGLTNDVVKSNEMVIIASFFILLVLVLQEELEEKDLELNRLKLELQLKSLEAEKADSAPDNIDGDDMIKRETEIE is encoded by the exons ATGCCAA AGCTTGAAGCTGCGAAATCTGAAATTCAGAAGTGGCGCTTAGCATTTGAGAATGAATCTTTCATACCTGCTGGGGCATCTCCTG AACCTAAACTTGTGATCAATTACCTTCAGACCGTGAAATCCTCTGAGGAGTCTTTGAGAGAACAG CTagaaaaagcaaagaaaaaagAAGCTGCCTTCATTGTAACATTTGCAAAACGAGAGCAAGAGATAGCAGAATTAAAG TCTGCAGTTCGGGATTTGAAAGCACAGCTCAAGCCACCATCAATGCAG GCAAGGAGATTATTGTTGGATCCAGCAATTCATGAGGAATTTACACGTTTAAAG AATTTGGTTGAGGAGAAAGACAAAAAGGTAAAGGAACTGCAGGATAATATTGCTGCTGTCAATTTTACCCCACAAAGCAAGATGGGGAAGATGCTTATGGCAAAATGTAGAACCCTGCAAGAGGAAAATGAGGAGATTGGAAATCAAGCTACTGAAGGAAAG ATGCACGAACTAGCAATGAAACTTGCTTTGCAGAAATCTCAAAATGCAGAACTCAGGAGTCAATTTGAAG GACTTCACAAACACATGGAGGGCCTGACTAATGACGTGGTGAAATCAAATGAAATGGTTATCATAGCTTCCTTTTTCATTTTGCTA GTACTTGTATTGCAAGAGGAGCTAGAAGAGAAGGATCTCGAACTTAATAGGCTGAAGCTTGAACTCCAGCTGAAAAGCCTTGAGGCTGAAAAAGCTGATTCAGCTCCTGATAATATAGATGGCGATGACATGATCAAACGGGAAACTGAGATAGAATAG
- the LOC110642575 gene encoding short-chain dehydrogenase TIC 32 B, chloroplastic produces the protein MKETLRYLAGIAGPSGYGSNSTAEQVTQDCACLVPSNLTAIITGATSGIGVETARVLAKRGVKLVIPARDLKKAAEVKEGIQKEIPNAEIIIFETDLSCFASVKRFSSDFLALGLPLNILINNAGIFSQNLEFSEDKIEMTFATNYLGHFLLTELLLEKMLETAAETGIQGRIINLSSVIHSWVKRDSFCFNQMLNPKSYNGTRAYAQSKLANILHAKEMARQLKARNARVTINAVHPGIVKTGIIRAHKGFITDSLYFIASKLLKSTSQGASTTCYVALSPETEGVSGKYFADCNESSCSALACDESEAQKLWRQTRALIHRRLCQPPA, from the exons ATGAAGGAAACACTGAGGTACTTGGCAGGCATTGCAGGCCCAAGTGGTTATGGCTCAAACTCAACAGCTGAGCAAGTCACTCAAGATTGCGCCTGCTTAGTCCCTTCCAATTTAACTGCTATCATCACTG GGGCTACCTCAGGCATTGGAGTTGAAACTGCTAGAGTATTGGCTAAGAGAGGTGTGAAACTGGTGATTCCGGCAAGAGACTTGAAAAAAGCAGCTGAAGTGAAGGAAGGTATACAGAAGGAGATTCCAAATGCGGAGATTATAATATTTGAGACTGATTTAAGTTGCTTTGCTTCTGTGAAGAGATTTTCTTCTGATTTTCTTGCTTTAGGACTACCCCTTAATATTCTCAT AAACAATGCTGGGATATTTTCTCAGAATTTGGaattctctgaagacaaaattgaGATGACATTCGCTACAAATTACTTGG GACATTTTTTGTTGACAGAATTGCTATTAGAAAAAATGTTAGAAACAGCAGCAGAGACAGGCATCCAGGGAAGAATCATAAATCTTTCTTCTGTAATTCACAGTTGGGTGAAGAGAGATTCTTTTTGCTTCAATCAAATGCTAAATCCAAAGAG TTACAATGGCACACGTGCGTATGCTCAATCCAAATTGGCAAATATATTACATGCCAAGGAAATGGCTAGACAGCTGAAG GCAAGGAATGCAAGAGTAACAATCAACGCAGTGCATCCAGGCATTGTCAAAACAGGAATAATTAGAGCTCACAAGGGTTTTATCACAG ATTCCCTGTACTTCATTGCGTCCAAGTTACTAAAATCAACATCTCAG GGTGCATCAACCACATGTTATGTTGCCTTGAGTCCAGAGACAGAAGGTGTAAGTGGCAAATACTTTGCAGACTGTAATGAAAGCAGCTGCTCAGCTCTGGCCTGTGATGAATCTGAGGCGCAGAAACTCTGGAGGCAGACCAGAGCACTCATCCACAGACGACTCTGTCAGCCACCAGCttga